The following are from one region of the Halarcobacter sp. genome:
- a CDS encoding site-specific integrase, which produces MIKSKRYTGVYYNELSKGDKAFYFTYRKPDERKMIWVKVGKYSEGMRENIAFTLRSEQLSKIKHGEDITIVAKKKKVESITYDKIAQLYFKDKETKKERISRYEKYIKPIFGDMDINSIDKIKIRAFLKNIVSMGRTPQTVNGIRELFSAIINHNIKERGLKYINPCLGIPRFKVDNGRERYLTLDEINLLKEQLDKRYDSFLVNLFLDISLQTGGRLETILHIQKKDVNLDNGTITLKNLKTDNTYTGFLQEDLVNRLKPYLLELRMNDYVISFTNEHERKLTSKNIQSRIKPILDKLFNEGLDSKDTRNRVVLHTFRHTFASHLAINGVPIFTIQKLMDHKKIEQTMRYAKLSPENGKNAVVGLYK; this is translated from the coding sequence TTGATTAAATCTAAGCGATACACTGGAGTATATTATAACGAATTATCAAAAGGAGATAAAGCTTTTTATTTTACATATAGAAAACCTGATGAAAGAAAAATGATTTGGGTTAAAGTTGGTAAGTATTCAGAAGGTATGAGAGAGAATATAGCTTTTACTTTAAGAAGTGAACAACTAAGTAAAATAAAACATGGTGAGGATATTACAATAGTTGCTAAAAAGAAAAAAGTTGAATCGATTACATATGATAAAATAGCTCAATTGTACTTCAAAGATAAAGAGACTAAAAAAGAAAGAATATCTAGATATGAAAAATATATAAAACCTATTTTTGGTGATATGGATATTAATAGTATTGATAAAATTAAAATTAGAGCTTTTCTAAAAAATATTGTATCAATGGGAAGAACACCTCAAACAGTAAATGGTATTAGAGAACTTTTTTCAGCTATTATAAATCACAATATAAAAGAAAGAGGATTGAAATATATTAATCCTTGTCTTGGAATTCCTAGATTTAAAGTAGATAATGGTAGAGAAAGATATTTAACACTAGATGAAATTAATTTATTAAAAGAGCAATTAGATAAGAGGTATGATTCTTTTTTAGTAAATCTATTTTTAGATATATCATTACAAACAGGTGGAAGACTTGAAACTATATTACATATCCAAAAGAAAGATGTAAATTTAGATAATGGAACTATTACATTAAAAAATCTAAAAACAGATAATACATATACAGGTTTTTTGCAAGAAGATTTAGTAAATAGATTAAAACCATATTTATTAGAGTTAAGAATGAATGATTATGTAATAAGTTTTACAAATGAACACGAGAGAAAATTAACATCTAAAAATATTCAAAGTAGAATAAAACCAATACTAGATAAGTTATTCAATGAGGGATTAGATAGTAAAGATACTAGAAATAGAGTTGTTTTACATACTTTTAGACATACTTTTGCTTCACATTTAGCTATAAATGGAGTTCCTATATTTACTATTCAAAAATTAATGGATCATAAGAAAATAGAGCAAACAATGAGATATGCAAAACTAAGTCCTGAGAATGGTAAAAATGCTGTTGTTGGATTGTATAAATAA